A region of Bifidobacterium adolescentis ATCC 15703 DNA encodes the following proteins:
- a CDS encoding YesL family protein has translation MKFNTNAPFWQFMNTLARFTALNLVYLVTLIPSITIGPARAALYSTMFAYDEHDDVNLVREYLKRFKREFKQGLAAWVLVAILATAILFGLSFWKAWDTNASYIPLILLVIAAVVVALFAEYVAPLQARFANTTGRLFSLSAMFPWRAFPCSLVLVVIDVLAAGLSYFVPFIRVLAILFGIAWVAYAKSLILLWGFKRYGGTGKVENPQYVNAHE, from the coding sequence ATGAAATTCAACACCAACGCCCCGTTCTGGCAGTTCATGAACACGTTGGCGCGCTTCACCGCGCTGAATCTCGTCTACCTGGTCACCCTGATTCCGAGCATCACCATCGGCCCGGCCCGCGCCGCCCTGTACAGCACGATGTTCGCCTATGACGAGCATGACGACGTCAATCTGGTACGCGAGTATCTCAAACGGTTCAAACGCGAGTTCAAACAGGGACTTGCGGCCTGGGTGCTCGTCGCCATCCTCGCCACCGCCATCCTCTTCGGCCTGTCGTTCTGGAAGGCGTGGGATACCAACGCCTCCTACATACCGCTGATCCTTCTGGTCATCGCCGCCGTGGTCGTGGCGCTGTTCGCCGAATACGTCGCACCGTTGCAGGCACGCTTCGCCAACACCACCGGCAGGCTCTTCTCGCTATCGGCGATGTTCCCCTGGCGAGCCTTCCCCTGCTCGCTCGTCCTCGTCGTCATCGACGTACTCGCGGCCGGCCTGTCATATTTCGTACCGTTCATACGCGTTCTCGCCATCCTCTTCGGCATCGCCTGGGTGGCGTATGCGAAATCCCTCATTCTGCTGTGGGGCTTCAAACGGTATGGCGGAACGGGCAAAGTGGAGAATCCGCAATATGTCAATGCGCACGAGTGA
- a CDS encoding beta-galactosidase: MSSAPCCANFWSHTIYDWGDVVPPVSYGDGISDAKCVVSGLQMDYRRFQNQAQLACYTNERDAIRAYDAATPITTNLMGTFKDLDYFEWAKEMDVVSWDNYPDMDTPPSFTAMCHDLMRGIGGNKPFMLMEQTPNQQNWFPFCKVKRPGEVRKLSWQAVAHGADTVQFF, from the coding sequence TTGTCCAGTGCTCCGTGTTGCGCCAATTTCTGGAGCCACACCATCTACGATTGGGGCGACGTGGTGCCGCCCGTCAGCTACGGCGACGGCATCAGCGACGCCAAATGCGTGGTCTCCGGCCTGCAGATGGACTACCGTCGTTTCCAAAACCAGGCGCAGCTGGCCTGCTATACGAACGAGCGCGACGCGATCCGTGCTTACGACGCGGCCACGCCGATCACCACCAACCTCATGGGCACGTTCAAAGACCTCGACTATTTCGAATGGGCCAAGGAAATGGACGTGGTCAGCTGGGACAACTATCCGGACATGGACACTCCGCCGAGCTTCACCGCCATGTGCCACGACCTGATGCGCGGCATCGGCGGCAACAAGCCGTTCATGCTGATGGAACAGACCCCGAACCAGCAGAACTGGTTCCCGTTCTGCAAAGTCAAGCGTCCCGGCGAAGTGCGCAAGCTGAGCTGGCAGGCCGTGGCGCATGGCGCGGACACCGTGCAGTTCTTCTAG
- a CDS encoding beta-galactosidase: MKQSIGGCERFHGAVIAHDGTEQSRVFKETAALGGELDRIGKRIMGSEIRAKVAIMFDWQSYWSLEGCVGPTAGFSYPNEVHRFYRAFWRRNVPVDIIESTTPLDKLKQYDLVVAPALITVLPGVAETLESYVSEGGSFITGYMAGIHDEHDLVVPGGYPGKLRDLMGVWVEEIDALAPDETIEVHGDAVDAKGEIVASIIHREGARRLAAYGGGEFYAGHSALTVNTYGKGKAYFVGTLLDETGMSAFMAPIIKELGLKPLDTPEDVSLSVRYGDDGVRYAFLINNSESDKRLCLDELDGGVELLTGHVVDGPVGLKPYGVNVIELG; the protein is encoded by the coding sequence ATGAAGCAGTCGATCGGCGGCTGCGAACGATTCCATGGCGCGGTCATCGCGCACGATGGCACCGAACAGTCACGTGTCTTCAAGGAGACCGCGGCGCTCGGCGGGGAACTGGACCGCATCGGCAAGCGGATCATGGGATCGGAAATCCGTGCGAAAGTCGCCATCATGTTCGACTGGCAAAGCTACTGGTCTCTCGAAGGCTGCGTCGGACCAACCGCCGGATTCTCCTATCCGAACGAAGTGCACCGCTTCTATCGCGCGTTCTGGCGACGCAACGTGCCTGTCGACATCATCGAAAGCACCACGCCTCTCGACAAGCTCAAACAATACGATCTGGTGGTCGCGCCCGCCCTCATCACCGTGCTGCCGGGCGTCGCCGAAACGCTGGAATCCTACGTATCCGAAGGCGGCAGCTTCATAACCGGCTACATGGCCGGCATCCACGACGAACACGACCTCGTGGTGCCGGGCGGCTATCCCGGCAAATTGCGCGACCTGATGGGCGTATGGGTGGAGGAAATCGACGCGCTCGCGCCGGACGAGACCATCGAAGTGCATGGCGACGCGGTTGATGCCAAGGGCGAGATCGTGGCCAGCATCATCCACCGCGAAGGCGCCAGACGGCTCGCCGCCTATGGTGGCGGCGAATTCTACGCGGGCCATTCCGCGCTCACCGTCAACACGTACGGCAAAGGCAAGGCGTACTTCGTGGGCACGCTGTTGGACGAGACCGGTATGAGCGCCTTCATGGCCCCGATCATCAAGGAGCTGGGGCTGAAACCGCTCGACACCCCGGAGGATGTGAGTCTGTCCGTACGCTATGGCGATGACGGCGTCCGCTACGCATTCCTCATCAACAACAGCGAATCCGACAAGAGGCTGTGCCTGGACGAGCTCGACGGCGGTGTGGAACTGCTCACCGGCCATGTGGTCGACGGGCCGGTCGGGCTCAAACCGTACGGCGTGAACGTGATCGAACTCGGATAA